The Fibrobacter sp. UWB2 genome window below encodes:
- a CDS encoding mechanosensitive ion channel family protein, whose amino-acid sequence MKEYEAFLKNIGVTNAIAQDIVEIATVLIVIAIILAIIKFILSFAIKKGADESVKPLLYSLFSYALYIVGLLMILHILGVNTAGIVTVIGAASLAIGLALKDTLGNIASGILLLFLHPFRASDYIECGSLKGKIVGVGLFNTTLISLDGLYVSAPNSMLWGAPIVNFSRNPSRRLDLAFGIDYADSAEKAMNEMKQLVNADPEVLKNPEPSFFVSSLDDSSVAVNLRIWVKTANYWDMRCKYMKAVKERFDAVGISIPFPQRVVHIVKE is encoded by the coding sequence ATGAAAGAATACGAAGCTTTCTTGAAAAATATCGGTGTCACGAATGCTATTGCTCAGGACATCGTTGAAATTGCGACAGTGCTTATTGTTATCGCCATTATCTTGGCGATTATAAAGTTTATTCTTAGTTTTGCCATTAAGAAGGGCGCTGATGAATCGGTAAAACCGCTACTTTATTCGCTGTTCTCTTATGCGCTGTACATTGTCGGTTTGCTCATGATTCTGCACATTCTCGGTGTGAATACCGCTGGAATCGTGACTGTAATCGGTGCCGCTTCTCTTGCCATTGGCCTTGCTTTGAAGGATACGCTTGGCAACATTGCGTCGGGAATCCTATTGCTGTTCCTCCATCCGTTCCGCGCTTCGGACTACATTGAATGCGGTTCTTTGAAGGGAAAAATTGTAGGCGTGGGGCTTTTCAACACGACGCTTATCTCGTTGGATGGTCTTTACGTTTCTGCTCCGAACAGCATGTTGTGGGGTGCTCCGATTGTCAACTTTAGCCGCAATCCGAGCCGCCGCCTTGATTTGGCTTTTGGCATTGATTATGCGGATTCTGCTGAAAAGGCGATGAACGAAATGAAACAACTTGTGAATGCGGACCCTGAAGTCCTGAAAAATCCGGAACCGTCGTTCTTTGTTTCGTCGCTGGATGATAGCTCGGTGGCTGTCAATTTGAGAATTTGGGTCAAGACCGCAAATTACTGGGATATGCGTTGCAAGTACATGAAGGCTGTGAAGGAACGCTTTGACGCAGTCGGTATTTCTATCCCGTTCCCGCAGCGCGTGGTACATATCGTAAAGGAGTAA
- a CDS encoding AMP-binding protein yields the protein MILNKFLSKIDYKSYEDLYKNFKITIPNDFNFAYDVVDEYAKTEPKREALVWCDDNDESHIYTFKDLSLASQRTANFLVEQGIQKGDRVMLILRRRYEFWFFLLALHRIGAIAIPATNMLAAEDLEYRFNAAEIKMVVTYDDPALQKEVDKAKSKCESVEKLVTVGQTARQNWISFYDDYELFPSTFERPVGDAATHNDDIMIVYFTSGTSSNPKMVAHTYTYPLGHIVTAKYWQHVVDGGRHLTVAETGWAKALWGKIYGQWIAGSAVFTYDMTTFIPGKLLEKMAEYKVTTFCAPPTVYRYILQHGLSKYDLSSLQYCTTAGEALNLDIYNRFFEQTGIRMQEGYGQTELTLTTGNFGFSEPHPGSIGKPSPGYQMEIINAEGKPCEAEEVGELIIKIDQGKPFGMFGGYYRDAERTEKVFEGGVYHTGDTAYRDKDGFFWFVGRTDDLIKSSGYRISPFEVEEVLHKHPAVLEVAVTGVEDKSRGQAVKATVVLQKGYEASKELAKEIQLFAKNIAASYKSPRIIDFVTELPKTISGKIRRATIRDKDTAENVTAPDEANAENAASETTANNEK from the coding sequence ATGATTTTAAATAAGTTTCTATCTAAAATTGATTACAAGTCTTATGAAGACTTGTATAAAAATTTCAAGATAACGATTCCGAACGATTTTAACTTCGCTTATGACGTTGTTGACGAATATGCCAAGACGGAGCCGAAACGTGAAGCCCTCGTGTGGTGTGACGATAACGACGAAAGCCACATTTACACGTTCAAGGACTTGTCGCTTGCCTCCCAGCGCACGGCGAATTTCCTTGTAGAACAAGGTATCCAGAAGGGCGACCGCGTGATGCTCATCTTGCGCCGTCGCTACGAATTCTGGTTCTTCTTGTTGGCGCTCCACCGCATTGGCGCAATTGCCATCCCGGCAACGAACATGCTCGCCGCCGAGGATTTGGAATACCGATTCAACGCCGCCGAAATCAAGATGGTCGTAACGTATGACGATCCCGCCTTGCAAAAGGAAGTGGACAAGGCAAAGTCCAAGTGCGAATCGGTCGAAAAGCTCGTGACCGTTGGTCAGACCGCTCGCCAAAACTGGATTAGCTTCTACGACGACTATGAACTTTTCCCATCGACGTTTGAACGCCCCGTTGGCGATGCAGCTACGCATAACGACGACATCATGATCGTCTATTTCACGAGTGGCACGAGCTCAAATCCGAAGATGGTCGCACACACGTACACCTACCCGCTCGGACACATTGTAACCGCCAAGTACTGGCAACACGTTGTGGACGGAGGTCGCCATTTGACCGTTGCCGAAACAGGCTGGGCCAAGGCTCTCTGGGGCAAAATTTACGGGCAGTGGATTGCTGGAAGCGCCGTATTCACTTACGACATGACCACGTTCATCCCGGGCAAGCTCCTCGAGAAGATGGCGGAATACAAGGTGACGACATTCTGCGCACCGCCGACAGTGTACCGCTACATTTTGCAGCATGGCCTCAGCAAGTACGACCTATCGAGCTTGCAATACTGCACGACCGCTGGCGAAGCATTGAACTTGGACATTTACAACAGGTTCTTCGAGCAGACGGGCATCCGCATGCAGGAAGGCTACGGACAGACCGAGCTTACGCTTACCACGGGTAACTTTGGCTTTAGTGAACCGCATCCGGGTTCTATCGGCAAGCCCTCTCCGGGTTACCAGATGGAAATCATCAATGCCGAAGGCAAGCCGTGCGAGGCTGAAGAAGTCGGTGAACTGATTATCAAGATTGACCAAGGCAAGCCTTTTGGCATGTTCGGCGGTTACTATCGCGATGCGGAACGCACCGAGAAAGTCTTTGAAGGCGGCGTGTACCACACCGGCGATACGGCTTACCGCGACAAGGACGGATTCTTCTGGTTTGTGGGCCGCACCGATGACTTGATCAAGAGTTCTGGCTACCGCATCAGCCCCTTCGAAGTCGAAGAAGTGCTGCACAAGCACCCCGCCGTCTTGGAAGTCGCTGTCACGGGCGTCGAAGACAAGTCTCGCGGTCAGGCGGTCAAGGCAACGGTCGTTTTGCAGAAGGGCTACGAAGCCTCCAAGGAACTTGCAAAGGAAATCCAGCTCTTTGCAAAGAACATTGCCGCAAGCTACAAGAGCCCGCGCATTATTGACTTTGTGACGGAACTGCCGAAGACGATTAGCGGAAAGATTCGACGCGCAACCATCCGCGACAAGGATACGGCTGAGAATGTGACTGCGCCGGACGAAGCGAATGCGGAAAACGCAGCAAGCGAAACGACCGCAAACAACGAGAAATAA
- the cobA gene encoding uroporphyrinogen-III C-methyltransferase produces the protein MENSNHFGKVYLIGAGPGDPGLLTVRGKSILEKADVVVYDRLVSPGVLSLCNPKAKMVDVGKMPTHHKVKQSEINKLLVKFAVEMPGSIVARLKGGDPFVFGRGGEEALELVAAGVEFEVVPGVTSAIAVPAYAGIPVSHRGIATSFHIITGHEKEKSVVDPIAALQGDCHSGAEGDRIQCNLSLDFETLAKCQGTLIFLMGIANMDFIARRLIECGKDPKTPLAFIEKGTTPNQRTVMATLETAGETIVRENVTAPAITIMGGVVELGKTLAWKKNLPLSGKRLVVTRAAKQSSGITARLTALGAEVIETPMIETRDVFPCCHAGLRSGIANSSEKKVAEPVEFEDLKNFDILAFTSTNGVESFFKQLFAAGYDVRVLAGKKIASVGKITEKKLLEYGIRCDYVPEDHTGEGLGLLLQKVVGDESRILLLQGNLADDTLLKLLPKATRWTVYETLPVAELPDWKREAIASADAIVFASSSAVENFAQISSLSSFVSRLSFCIGRMTEASAKKHGFETVTSDETTMDSLVKKIVEYYTMGEIA, from the coding sequence ATGGAAAATTCGAATCATTTTGGCAAAGTTTATTTGATTGGCGCGGGACCAGGCGATCCTGGGCTTTTAACCGTGCGCGGAAAGTCGATTCTTGAAAAAGCCGATGTTGTGGTTTATGATCGCTTGGTCTCACCGGGCGTGCTCTCGTTATGTAATCCGAAAGCAAAGATGGTCGATGTGGGTAAAATGCCGACGCACCACAAGGTGAAACAGTCCGAAATCAATAAGCTCTTGGTAAAATTTGCCGTTGAAATGCCGGGTTCGATCGTTGCGCGTTTGAAGGGCGGTGATCCGTTTGTGTTCGGTCGTGGTGGCGAAGAGGCTTTGGAACTTGTCGCTGCAGGCGTCGAATTTGAAGTTGTGCCGGGCGTGACGTCTGCCATAGCTGTGCCAGCCTACGCAGGCATTCCCGTGAGTCATCGTGGAATTGCAACAAGTTTCCACATCATCACAGGGCATGAAAAAGAAAAATCCGTCGTGGACCCTATCGCTGCACTCCAGGGTGACTGTCATTCTGGAGCCGAAGGCGATAGAATCCAATGCAATCTTTCGCTGGACTTCGAGACTCTCGCGAAGTGCCAAGGAACGCTCATCTTTTTGATGGGCATAGCCAATATGGACTTTATCGCACGTCGTTTAATCGAGTGTGGCAAAGACCCGAAGACTCCGCTTGCATTTATTGAAAAAGGAACAACCCCGAACCAGCGTACCGTTATGGCAACGCTTGAAACAGCGGGGGAGACCATTGTCCGTGAAAATGTGACTGCACCCGCAATTACGATTATGGGTGGTGTGGTTGAACTGGGCAAAACTCTTGCTTGGAAAAAGAATTTGCCGCTTTCGGGTAAGCGCTTGGTTGTAACGCGTGCCGCAAAACAATCTAGTGGGATTACAGCTCGACTGACAGCTCTCGGTGCCGAAGTTATCGAAACCCCGATGATTGAAACACGGGATGTTTTCCCTTGTTGTCATGCCGGACTCCGTTCCGGCATCGCCAATTCTTCTGAAAAAAAGGTTGCTGAGCCTGTCGAATTCGAAGACCTCAAAAATTTTGACATTCTTGCTTTCACGAGCACAAACGGCGTAGAAAGTTTCTTCAAGCAGTTGTTTGCTGCGGGTTATGATGTGCGTGTGCTTGCGGGCAAGAAAATTGCAAGTGTCGGAAAGATTACCGAAAAGAAGTTGCTTGAATACGGCATTCGTTGCGATTATGTTCCTGAAGACCACACCGGTGAGGGACTAGGTCTGTTGCTACAAAAAGTGGTTGGCGACGAATCCCGAATTCTTCTTTTGCAGGGAAATCTCGCAGACGATACTTTGCTCAAACTCTTGCCGAAAGCAACCCGTTGGACAGTCTACGAAACACTCCCGGTTGCAGAACTTCCGGATTGGAAACGTGAAGCTATTGCCTCCGCCGATGCAATTGTCTTTGCAAGCTCCAGTGCCGTTGAAAATTTTGCGCAAATCTCAAGTCTCTCGTCTTTCGTCTCTCGTCTAAGTTTCTGCATAGGTCGCATGACTGAAGCTTCCGCGAAAAAACATGGCTTTGAAACGGTCACCTCTGACGAAACAACGATGGATTCGCTCGTCAAAAAAATCGTGGAGTATTACACGATGGGGGAGATTGCTTAA
- a CDS encoding polysaccharide deacetylase family protein encodes MEQNKDIADIQAAEATFQKKKKFILCYHSFSVNNFKKASVQIRKLAEAAGSPISIAVIPAFGAAPESEAEQFREELDKFVKEGYEIMLHGARHRADLSLNRSIAGKLALLVSNNEAEFAGIDERFTQALLKRSLALWKAHGNGKPSGFIPPIWFGNKYLKEQALEIFDYYEDFHGIYQKVKGNIKKTNSATLSFSILPTPILGIAQTYACLRMLLPGGVHRLVFHDKDFRTIGEKRILNMVRYISTLREKIMYKDL; translated from the coding sequence ATGGAACAGAATAAAGATATCGCCGACATCCAAGCGGCCGAAGCGACCTTCCAAAAGAAGAAGAAGTTCATCCTTTGCTACCACAGCTTTAGCGTGAACAACTTCAAGAAGGCATCCGTCCAGATTAGAAAGCTTGCAGAAGCGGCAGGCTCCCCCATCAGCATTGCAGTCATCCCCGCTTTTGGTGCAGCCCCGGAATCCGAAGCCGAACAGTTCCGCGAAGAACTCGACAAGTTTGTCAAGGAAGGCTACGAAATTATGCTCCACGGTGCACGCCACCGCGCAGACCTTTCGCTGAACCGTAGCATTGCAGGCAAGCTCGCGCTCCTCGTTTCGAACAACGAAGCCGAATTTGCAGGTATTGACGAACGCTTCACGCAGGCTCTTCTCAAGCGCAGCCTCGCGCTGTGGAAGGCTCACGGCAACGGCAAGCCCTCCGGCTTTATCCCGCCGATTTGGTTTGGCAACAAGTACCTCAAGGAACAGGCTCTCGAAATTTTCGACTACTACGAAGATTTCCACGGCATTTACCAAAAGGTCAAAGGCAACATCAAGAAGACGAATTCCGCAACGCTTAGCTTCTCGATTTTGCCCACCCCGATTCTCGGTATCGCGCAGACTTACGCCTGCCTTCGTATGCTCTTGCCGGGTGGAGTCCACCGCCTGGTGTTCCACGATAAAGACTTCAGAACGATTGGCGAGAAACGCATTTTGAACATGGTGCGCTACATTTCGACCTTGCGCGAAAAAATCATGTACAAGGACTTGTAA
- the hemC gene encoding hydroxymethylbilane synthase — protein MSDLKLRIATRKSALALAQTTMAADAIVAANAVAEPLTYELVSMTTEGDRRLDKSLASFGGKGVFIKELEIALLEDRADIAIHSLKDMPAEVLPQFKLAAVLKREDPRDAFLSRGGAAGVRFMDLPAGARVGTGSIRRVVQLKALRPDLEYVPIRGNIQTRIGKLAELDGVVLAAAGLKRMGLADQVTEYFSTEQMLPASGQGILAIETLKDEIPQESRVTGRADLAQILARVNDVATFCIASAEMAYLKALNAGCQFPVASFAEFISDDSAENRGTCGALEENANRIAQTLKIRGIYWDEKSEKLLRAECSGSVDLNSADSVQQAKNLGVELACAIQKQL, from the coding sequence GTGAGTGACTTGAAATTACGTATCGCAACGCGCAAGAGCGCTTTGGCTTTGGCTCAGACCACGATGGCGGCAGATGCTATTGTCGCTGCGAATGCGGTTGCTGAACCGTTGACTTATGAACTTGTCTCCATGACAACCGAAGGCGACCGCCGTTTGGATAAGTCGCTGGCAAGCTTTGGCGGCAAGGGCGTGTTCATCAAGGAATTGGAAATTGCACTCCTCGAAGATCGTGCCGATATTGCGATTCACAGTTTGAAGGATATGCCTGCTGAAGTGCTGCCGCAGTTCAAGCTTGCAGCAGTCTTGAAACGCGAAGACCCGCGAGATGCATTCCTTTCGCGCGGTGGTGCTGCTGGGGTCCGCTTTATGGATTTGCCTGCGGGCGCTCGTGTCGGTACGGGAAGCATTCGCCGTGTGGTGCAGCTGAAGGCGCTCCGCCCTGATTTGGAATATGTTCCGATTCGCGGAAACATCCAAACTCGTATAGGCAAGCTTGCAGAACTTGATGGTGTTGTGCTTGCAGCGGCGGGCCTTAAGCGTATGGGCCTTGCCGATCAGGTAACGGAATACTTTAGCACCGAACAGATGCTCCCCGCAAGCGGTCAGGGAATCCTTGCGATTGAAACATTGAAGGATGAAATTCCCCAAGAATCGCGCGTCACAGGTCGTGCGGATCTTGCGCAGATTCTCGCTCGCGTGAACGATGTTGCGACATTCTGCATCGCCTCTGCTGAAATGGCTTATTTAAAAGCGCTCAACGCAGGGTGCCAATTCCCGGTGGCAAGCTTCGCGGAATTTATTTCCGATGATAGTGCTGAAAATCGCGGCACTTGTGGCGCACTCGAAGAGAATGCTAATAGAATTGCGCAGACTTTGAAAATCCGCGGCATTTACTGGGACGAAAAATCAGAAAAACTGCTCCGTGCAGAATGCTCAGGCTCGGTTGATTTGAACTCTGCGGACTCAGTCCAACAAGCCAAGAACTTGGGCGTTGAACTCGCCTGTGCAATTCAAAAACAATTGTAA
- the hemB gene encoding porphobilinogen synthase, with protein MIIRPRRLRRNEVIRNMVAETAVNPDALVYPMFVVEGTGVKEEIPSMPNQFRFSIDEILKELESCVALGIKSILLFGIPNHKDEMATSAYDNDGIVQRAVRAIKAKFPSLYVITDVCLCEYMSHGHCGIIKDGDVDNDPTLELLAKTAVSQVAAGADMVAPSDMMDGHITALREALDNAGFTNTPIMGYSAKFASAYYGPFRDAADSAPHFGNRKSYQMDVRNGREALHEVELDLEEGADIVMVKPGLAFLDVLRQTAEISNVPVAVYNVSGEYSMVKAAAKMGWIDENAIIRENMIAFKRAGADIIITYHAKEILENKIL; from the coding sequence ATGATTATTCGTCCTCGTCGTTTACGTAGAAATGAAGTTATCCGCAACATGGTTGCAGAAACTGCTGTAAATCCCGATGCCCTCGTTTACCCGATGTTCGTGGTTGAAGGAACGGGCGTCAAAGAAGAAATCCCGTCTATGCCGAACCAGTTCCGTTTCTCGATTGACGAAATCTTGAAGGAACTCGAAAGCTGTGTGGCGCTTGGCATCAAGTCCATTTTGCTGTTTGGCATTCCGAATCACAAGGATGAAATGGCAACTTCTGCATACGATAACGATGGCATTGTGCAGCGGGCCGTACGTGCCATCAAGGCGAAGTTCCCAAGTTTGTACGTGATTACGGACGTGTGCCTTTGCGAATACATGAGTCATGGCCATTGCGGCATCATCAAGGATGGCGATGTGGATAATGATCCGACGCTTGAACTTTTGGCAAAGACCGCTGTTTCTCAGGTGGCTGCTGGTGCCGACATGGTGGCTCCGAGTGATATGATGGATGGCCACATCACGGCTCTACGCGAAGCTCTTGACAATGCGGGTTTTACAAATACGCCGATTATGGGTTACAGCGCGAAGTTCGCTAGCGCTTATTATGGTCCGTTCCGCGATGCCGCTGATTCCGCTCCGCATTTCGGCAACCGCAAGAGTTACCAGATGGACGTGCGCAATGGTCGTGAAGCTCTCCATGAAGTGGAACTCGATCTTGAAGAAGGTGCAGATATCGTGATGGTAAAGCCGGGTCTCGCATTCCTCGATGTGCTTCGCCAGACGGCTGAAATCAGCAATGTGCCGGTCGCTGTGTATAACGTAAGTGGCGAATATTCGATGGTCAAGGCTGCTGCAAAGATGGGCTGGATTGACGAAAATGCAATCATCCGCGAAAACATGATTGCGTTCAAGCGTGCCGGTGCTGATATCATCATTACGTACCACGCCAAGGAAATTTTGGAAAATAAAATTCTGTAA
- the hemA gene encoding glutamyl-tRNA reductase, with product MRKIYMAGMSHKVAEIAIREKFYIPMDVKTEALTHSPFDELLILATCNRTEVYVASDREITDGELVRYVCGLARQDYDDFAKFFYFKSGDDVAHHVMNVCAGLDSVAMGEDQILHQIGRAYETAHQLNATGNTLNKLFQSAIHTTKRIKTETNLSKLSCNIPFLAMKQVQKTFDDLENRTVYIVGLGEMGSLMLKYVQENTTKIFASSKTFANAEKFADVLTPVKFEDRYEVLGKCDVVILCSACQEPIVTKDEFVKAVQVADSIDVPSKRLVVDLANPRNAEASIGELPGVEYVCVDDLEKIVSENRRLRMIELDAAQKILKEGLDEFLHWNRMDEVSKQIHLHAEKMLTTANEESEKLLRSMPELSEDDRHRIQMMYERFAKKMANDFLYKVKAENSPEDVQVFLKCLNSKSPRN from the coding sequence ATGCGCAAAATTTACATGGCAGGCATGAGCCACAAGGTGGCTGAAATCGCGATTCGCGAAAAGTTTTATATCCCGATGGATGTAAAGACCGAGGCGTTGACGCATTCTCCGTTTGATGAACTTTTGATTTTGGCAACGTGTAACCGCACGGAAGTCTATGTGGCGAGCGACCGCGAAATCACTGATGGTGAACTCGTTCGTTATGTGTGTGGACTTGCCCGTCAAGATTACGATGATTTTGCGAAGTTCTTTTATTTTAAGTCGGGTGACGATGTTGCTCACCATGTGATGAACGTGTGTGCCGGGCTTGATTCTGTCGCTATGGGTGAGGATCAGATTTTGCACCAGATTGGTCGTGCGTACGAAACGGCGCACCAGCTGAATGCGACTGGCAATACGCTGAACAAGCTTTTCCAGAGTGCAATTCATACGACGAAGCGCATCAAGACCGAGACGAACTTGAGCAAGCTCAGTTGCAACATTCCGTTCTTGGCGATGAAACAAGTGCAGAAAACTTTTGACGATCTTGAAAATCGTACCGTGTATATCGTAGGGCTTGGCGAAATGGGTTCGCTGATGCTCAAGTATGTACAAGAGAATACGACCAAGATTTTTGCAAGTAGCAAGACTTTTGCAAATGCCGAAAAATTTGCAGATGTGCTTACGCCTGTGAAATTCGAAGACCGCTACGAAGTCCTTGGCAAGTGCGATGTCGTGATTCTCTGCAGCGCTTGCCAAGAACCGATTGTCACGAAAGATGAATTTGTTAAGGCTGTTCAGGTTGCAGATTCCATCGATGTCCCATCAAAGCGCCTTGTCGTTGACCTCGCGAATCCGCGCAATGCTGAAGCTTCTATTGGCGAACTTCCGGGCGTTGAATACGTTTGCGTTGATGACCTTGAAAAGATCGTTTCTGAAAATCGTCGCTTGCGCATGATTGAACTTGATGCCGCGCAGAAAATCTTGAAAGAAGGTCTCGATGAATTTTTGCATTGGAACCGCATGGATGAGGTCTCCAAGCAAATTCATTTGCATGCCGAAAAAATGCTTACGACGGCAAATGAAGAATCTGAAAAGTTATTGCGCTCTATGCCGGAACTTTCGGAAGATGATCGCCACCGCATCCAGATGATGTACGAACGCTTTGCGAAGAAAATGGCAAATGACTTTTTGTATAAAGTTAAGGCTGAAAATTCACCCGAAGATGTGCAGGTTTTCCTGAAGTGCTTGAATTCAAAATCTCCTAGGAATTAG
- a CDS encoding NAD(P)-dependent oxidoreductase: MKAILIIAHHCILPGAYKGFEEILDRLHHDLPGTRVASTSLLDLENDLRTLLREDVESVTLLPYLLLNGQHSKNDVPRVVAKLQEEFPQIPITLLPCLGDWKEFSSMVVAGVRSAQNACTCAPLSSRNHECGDRIRSERAYSSNLFSIELNLEGRNVLVVGGGRIALRKVKTLIPTGAHITVVAPQFDPEFETLKAGDKVPELSRGAEASITLKKRPYEPLDLRCIFMVFICTDQPAVNAQVSNDARARRILVNNACDYLDGDFIVPARMDFGENIAVTVSTQGRAPSLAKKLKQKIQTEWAEDLVQIEKDFKKE; this comes from the coding sequence ATGAAAGCTATTCTTATCATCGCTCATCATTGCATTTTGCCGGGGGCATACAAAGGATTCGAAGAAATCCTCGACCGCTTGCATCATGATTTGCCGGGTACACGTGTCGCAAGTACGAGTTTGTTGGATTTGGAAAATGACCTCCGCACGCTTTTGCGCGAAGATGTGGAATCGGTGACGCTTCTACCGTATTTGTTGTTGAACGGTCAGCATTCCAAGAACGATGTGCCGCGTGTTGTTGCAAAATTGCAGGAAGAATTTCCGCAAATTCCGATTACGCTTTTGCCTTGCCTTGGTGATTGGAAAGAATTTTCGAGCATGGTGGTCGCCGGTGTCCGCTCTGCTCAGAACGCATGTACTTGTGCCCCTTTGTCATCCAGGAACCACGAATGTGGCGATAGGATCCGCTCAGAGCGCGCCTATAGTTCAAACCTCTTCTCCATCGAATTGAATCTTGAAGGACGTAACGTTCTCGTTGTAGGTGGCGGCCGCATTGCTCTTCGCAAGGTGAAAACGCTAATCCCGACAGGCGCTCACATTACCGTTGTCGCTCCGCAATTCGACCCCGAATTTGAAACGCTCAAGGCTGGAGATAAGGTCCCTGAGCTAAGCCGAGGGGCCGAGGCTTCTATCACTCTAAAAAAGCGCCCGTACGAACCGCTTGATTTGCGTTGTATTTTCATGGTCTTCATTTGTACCGACCAACCTGCCGTCAATGCCCAGGTTTCTAACGATGCTCGCGCTCGTCGCATTCTCGTGAATAATGCTTGCGATTACCTCGACGGTGATTTCATTGTGCCTGCCCGCATGGACTTTGGCGAAAACATTGCCGTGACCGTCTCTACGCAGGGCCGCGCCCCTTCGCTCGCGAAAAAGCTCAAGCAGAAAATCCAGACCGAATGGGCCGAAGACCTTGTGCAAATTGAAAAAGATTTCAAAAAGGAATAG
- the hemL gene encoding glutamate-1-semialdehyde 2,1-aminomutase — protein sequence MNHSLSEKLFAEAKTLMPGGVNSPVRAFSNVGATPPFIARAKGSHIYDVDGNDYIDYVGSWGPMLLGHAHDAVIKAVADTAQNGLSFGAPCGLESELAKLVMSLVPSVEMIRMVNSGTEATMSAIRAARGFTGRDKIVKFEGCYHGHSDSLLIKAGSGMLTTGKPSSKGVPADLAKYTLTLQYNDVAGVKELFDKIGDEIAGVIVEPVAGNMGVVPAKPEFLQTLSEETKKHGALLIVDEVMTGFRVGIHCAQGLYGIKPDLTTFGKIIGGGMPVGAYGGRLDVMQQIAPLGGIYQAGTLSGNPVAMAAGLATMRELNAHPEYYVHAEAMTKRLIAGLKTAATESGIPLATNQVGSMGCIFFTEGPVTCFADVQKSDLELFRKYFLGMLDEGFYFAPSQFEAIFVSAAHTEDEIDRTIEAAKRVFKKL from the coding sequence ATGAATCACTCTTTGAGCGAAAAGTTGTTTGCAGAAGCAAAGACGCTCATGCCGGGCGGCGTGAACAGTCCTGTGCGTGCGTTTAGCAATGTGGGGGCGACGCCTCCGTTTATTGCCCGTGCGAAGGGGAGTCACATCTACGATGTCGATGGAAACGATTATATTGATTACGTGGGTAGCTGGGGCCCGATGCTTTTGGGGCATGCGCACGATGCAGTGATTAAGGCTGTTGCCGATACAGCTCAGAATGGCCTCAGTTTTGGCGCCCCGTGCGGTCTTGAATCGGAACTTGCAAAGCTTGTGATGTCGCTTGTTCCGAGCGTCGAGATGATTCGTATGGTGAACAGCGGGACTGAAGCGACGATGAGTGCTATCCGTGCGGCTCGCGGTTTTACCGGTCGCGATAAGATTGTGAAGTTCGAAGGTTGCTATCATGGCCATAGCGATAGCTTGCTCATCAAGGCGGGTTCTGGAATGCTCACGACGGGCAAGCCGAGCAGCAAGGGTGTGCCTGCGGACTTGGCAAAGTACACGCTCACGCTCCAGTACAACGACGTGGCTGGCGTGAAGGAACTCTTCGACAAAATCGGTGACGAAATTGCAGGCGTGATTGTTGAACCGGTAGCGGGCAACATGGGCGTTGTGCCGGCGAAGCCGGAGTTCTTGCAGACGCTTTCTGAAGAGACGAAAAAGCATGGCGCTTTGCTCATTGTCGATGAAGTCATGACAGGTTTCCGTGTCGGGATTCATTGCGCACAAGGGCTTTACGGAATCAAGCCGGATCTCACGACGTTTGGCAAGATTATTGGCGGTGGCATGCCGGTGGGTGCTTATGGCGGCCGCTTGGACGTGATGCAACAAATTGCTCCGCTCGGTGGAATTTACCAGGCGGGTACGCTTTCGGGCAATCCGGTGGCGATGGCGGCAGGTCTTGCAACGATGCGCGAACTCAATGCACACCCTGAATACTATGTGCATGCCGAAGCTATGACGAAGCGCTTGATTGCAGGGCTCAAGACTGCAGCAACCGAATCGGGCATTCCGCTTGCGACAAACCAGGTCGGCTCCATGGGCTGCATCTTCTTTACGGAAGGGCCGGTCACGTGTTTTGCCGACGTGCAAAAATCCGATTTGGAACTTTTCCGCAAGTATTTCCTCGGAATGCTCGATGAAGGTTTCTACTTTGCGCCGAGCCAGTTCGAAGCCATCTTCGTGAGCGCCGCTCACACCGAAGACGAAATCGACCGTACCATTGAAGCCGCGAAGCGCGTTTTCAAAAAATTGTAG